Proteins encoded together in one Pseudomonadota bacterium window:
- a CDS encoding PLP-dependent aspartate aminotransferase family protein, with translation MTKNKDCSQSASFSTMGFSTMALHVGQEPEATTGAIIPPIFATSTYVQRSPGVHQGFDYARSHNPTRYAYEQCVASLEGGSAGFAFSSGLAASATVLDLLPANSHIIAGDDLYGGTYRLFERVRKHSAGLEVTYVDLSDPQSVRARLDEARRPNTRMLWIETPTNPLLKIVDLEQVGDFAQKAGLISVCDNTFASPYLQSPLKYGFSLVLHSATKYINGHSDVIGGIVVVGDNLELKERLAFLQNAVGSVPSPFDCFLILRGVKTLAVRMERSAASALQIAEYLEKHPLVERVIYPGLPSHPQYAVAKRQMRSGGGMITTILRGGLEASRTFLENVKIFSLAESLGGVESLIEHPAIMTHASIPKEMRERNGIVDGLIRLSVGIEDLPDLIGDLDAGFRGVAVN, from the coding sequence ATGACTAAAAATAAAGACTGCTCTCAATCCGCTAGTTTTTCAACTATGGGTTTTTCAACTATGGCTCTGCATGTCGGGCAGGAGCCTGAAGCAACCACCGGCGCGATTATTCCACCTATCTTTGCAACCTCAACCTACGTACAACGTAGCCCCGGGGTGCATCAGGGCTTCGACTACGCGCGCTCACACAATCCCACTCGCTACGCCTACGAACAGTGTGTGGCAAGCCTCGAGGGGGGCAGCGCCGGATTCGCCTTTTCAAGTGGACTTGCCGCTAGCGCAACGGTGCTAGATCTACTACCCGCGAACTCCCATATCATCGCCGGTGACGATCTATACGGCGGAACCTATCGACTCTTTGAGCGAGTCCGAAAACACTCGGCTGGTCTTGAGGTTACCTATGTAGATCTCTCTGATCCCCAATCTGTTCGGGCGAGGCTAGACGAGGCGCGCAGGCCAAATACCCGCATGCTCTGGATTGAAACCCCAACTAATCCACTACTAAAGATTGTCGATCTGGAGCAGGTTGGAGATTTTGCGCAAAAAGCTGGCCTTATCTCGGTCTGTGATAATACCTTCGCCTCACCCTACCTACAGAGCCCCCTTAAGTACGGATTCTCGCTCGTTCTGCACTCCGCCACGAAGTATATAAATGGACACTCCGATGTAATCGGAGGGATCGTCGTGGTAGGCGATAACCTGGAGCTTAAAGAGCGCTTGGCGTTTCTGCAAAACGCCGTCGGCTCGGTGCCGAGCCCCTTTGACTGCTTCCTTATTCTGCGCGGTGTAAAGACCCTCGCAGTTCGCATGGAGCGTAGCGCTGCAAGTGCGCTGCAGATAGCAGAATACCTCGAAAAACATCCCTTAGTTGAAAGGGTGATCTATCCTGGGCTACCAAGTCATCCACAATATGCCGTGGCAAAGCGACAGATGCGCTCAGGTGGTGGTATGATTACGACTATCCTGCGGGGCGGACTAGAGGCCTCGCGCACCTTCCTTGAGAACGTGAAGATCTTCTCATTAGCTGAAAGCCTGGGTGGTGTTGAGAGTTTAATCGAACACCCAGCCATTATGACGCACGCCTCTATTCCAAAGGAGATGCGCGAAAGGAACGGCATCGTCGATGGCCTGATTCGACTATCGGTGGGCATAGAGGATCTACCAGATCTTATCGGGGACCTTGATGCCGGGTTTAGGGGCGTAGCTGTAAATTGA